A region from the Acyrthosiphon pisum isolate AL4f chromosome A1, pea_aphid_22Mar2018_4r6ur, whole genome shotgun sequence genome encodes:
- the LOC107882574 gene encoding uncharacterized protein LOC107882574, which yields MPLMNAVQTVMPETKLMGCWFHFCQAVIRYSKRKLNSVYHLFQSSPIAARVLRMVLALPHLPADRGHPDCPQHDINDGFRAIINYVQQVPDIEQHLRTFLIGYVERYWLSQIVPKILSIFVCEYRTNNYLESFHSVLLTQMSKHPNI from the exons ATGCCACTAATGAATGCAGTTCAAACTGTAATGCCTGAAACTAAATTGATGGGTTGTTGGTTTCACTTTTGCCAG GCAGTCATAAGATACAGTAAACGAAAATTGAACAGTGTGTACCATCTTTTTCAAAGTAGCCCAATTGCAGCCAGAGTTTTAAGAATG gtATTAGCTCTACCACATTTACCTGCAGACAGAGGTCATCCGGATTGTCCTCAACATGACATTAATGATGGTTTCAGGGCCATCATTAATTATGTTCAACAGGTCCCTGACATTGAGCAACATTTGAGAACTTTTCTCATTGGATATGTTGAGAGATACTGGTTGTCTCAAATTGTACCAAAGATTTTGAGCATTTTTGTATGTGAATACAGGACCAATAATTATTTGGAATCGTTTCACTCTGTTTTATTGACACAAATGTCAAAACACCCCAATATATGA
- the LOC100165926 gene encoding uncharacterized protein LOC100165926: protein MAVRILFKNAMLRSGISLRLNSLIYKRDSSYRSSPIAQDSSCYAKYEVSSSPEEWKFVERLLPLTTIPTPSDRKDLPSGWQPQTATFGKYPYFVHRTRNHMLPVYLKVSMRGTRRITQINNVDGNIWMLEEAIKKYLMRVYGDKKIIATKVHEVCGHLCIHGDHVSRVKEWLLKKGL, encoded by the exons ATGGCTGTacgaatacttttcaaaaatgCCATGCTTAGAAGTGGAATTTCTTTGCGACTAAAC AGTCTAATATACAAACGTGATTCATCGTACCGTTCAAGCCCAATAGCTCAAGACTCATCGTGTTATGCCAAATATGAAGTATCATCTTCACCAGAAGAATGGAAATTTGTTGAGAGACTACTTCCGTTGACTACTATACCAACACCTTCTGACAGGAAAGATTTGCCATCAGGGTGGCAGCCACAGACag CAACATTTGGAAAATATCCTTACTTTGTCCATCGAACACGCAATCATATGCTACCTGTGTATCTTAAAGTTTCCATGAGAGGAACAAGACGCATAACTCAAATAAACAATGTAGATGGTAACATATGGATGTTAGAAGAAGCCATAAAGAAATACTTGATGAGAGTATACGGAGATAAGAAAATAATTGCTACTAAAGTACATGAAGTATGTGGTCATTTATGTATTCACGGAGATCATGTATCTAGAGTTAAGGAGTGGTTACTAAAGAAAGGtttgtaa